Proteins from one Mycobacterium sp. HUMS_12744610 genomic window:
- a CDS encoding sulfotransferase family protein → MTDRTGRTDIGTVEDLHASATKMVGLDDFGADDDNYREALSVLLDSYQREAGLTELGSKMNRFFLRGALVARLLSESAWKQYPQHADVVIERPIFVTGLVRTGTTALHRLLGADPAHQGLHMWLAEFPQPRPPRDTWESNPFYSQLDAQFTRHHQENPGYTGLHFMAAYELEECWQLLRQSLHSVSYESLAHLPSYAKWLSQQDWTPSYQRHRRNLQLIGLNDADKRWVLKNPSHLFAVEALMATYPDALVIQTHRPVETIMASMCSLAQHTTEGWSTTFVGAQIGADSMETWSRGLERFNTARAKYDPAQFYDVDYRDLIADPLGTVADIYRHFGITLTDDARAAMESSHAESRSGERAPKHTYSLADYGLTTEMVRERFAGL, encoded by the coding sequence ATGACCGATCGGACCGGCCGGACCGACATCGGCACCGTCGAGGACCTGCACGCGTCGGCCACCAAGATGGTCGGGCTCGACGATTTCGGCGCCGACGACGACAACTACCGCGAAGCCCTGAGCGTGCTGCTGGACTCCTACCAGCGCGAGGCCGGCCTTACGGAGTTGGGCAGCAAGATGAATCGGTTCTTCCTGCGCGGCGCGCTGGTGGCCAGGCTGCTGTCGGAATCGGCGTGGAAGCAATACCCGCAGCACGCTGACGTCGTCATCGAACGGCCGATCTTTGTCACCGGGCTGGTGCGCACCGGAACGACGGCCCTGCACCGGCTGCTGGGTGCCGACCCGGCCCACCAGGGCCTGCACATGTGGCTCGCCGAGTTCCCCCAGCCGCGCCCGCCGCGCGACACCTGGGAGTCGAACCCGTTCTACAGCCAGCTCGACGCGCAATTCACCCGGCACCACCAGGAGAACCCCGGGTATACCGGGCTGCATTTCATGGCCGCCTACGAACTCGAGGAGTGCTGGCAGCTGCTGCGCCAGTCGCTGCACTCGGTGTCCTACGAGAGCCTGGCGCACCTGCCGAGCTACGCGAAATGGCTTTCCCAGCAGGACTGGACGCCGTCGTATCAGCGGCACCGCAGGAACCTCCAGCTGATCGGGCTCAACGACGCCGACAAGCGGTGGGTGCTCAAGAACCCCAGCCACCTGTTCGCGGTGGAGGCGTTGATGGCCACCTATCCCGATGCGCTCGTCATTCAGACCCACCGGCCCGTCGAGACGATCATGGCCTCGATGTGTTCACTGGCCCAGCACACCACCGAGGGTTGGTCGACGACGTTCGTGGGCGCCCAGATCGGCGCGGATTCGATGGAAACCTGGTCGCGCGGGCTCGAGCGGTTCAACACCGCGCGCGCCAAATACGACCCGGCCCAGTTCTACGACGTCGACTACCGCGACCTGATCGCCGACCCGTTGGGCACCGTTGCCGACATCTACCGGCACTTCGGTATCACGCTGACCGACGATGCGCGGGCGGCCATGGAGTCCAGCCACGCCGAGAGCCGGTCGGGCGAACGGGCGCCCAAACACACGTACTCGCTCGCCGACTACGGGCTGACCACGGAGATGGTCAGGGAGCGGTTCGCGGGGCTCTGA
- a CDS encoding Rieske 2Fe-2S domain-containing protein encodes MTTDTNAVGIREIDSGALPTRYARGWHCLGVAKDYLDGKPHAVRAFGTKLVVFADSQGQVKVLDAYCRHMGGDLSEGTIKGDEVACPFHDWRWGGDGRCKLVPYAKRTPKTARTRAWTTDVRGGLLFVWHDHEGNPPDPAVRIPDIPEAASDEWTDWRWNSIHIEGSNCRDIIDNVTDMAHFFYIHFGLPTYFKNVFEGHIASQYLHNVGRPDVNDLGTSYGEAHLDSEASYFGPSFMINWLHNSYGGYKAESILINCHYPVTQNSFVLQWGVIVEKPKGMDDAMTDKLSKTFTEGVSKGFLQDVEIWRHKTRIDNPLLVEEDGAVYQLRRWYEQFYVDVADIKPEMVERFEIEVDTTRANEYWNAEVQENLKAKVAGAEPVSGDVPAEQH; translated from the coding sequence GTGACTACCGACACCAATGCGGTCGGCATCCGGGAGATCGACTCCGGCGCACTGCCGACCAGGTACGCCCGCGGCTGGCACTGCCTGGGCGTCGCGAAGGACTACCTGGACGGGAAGCCGCACGCTGTGCGGGCGTTCGGCACCAAGCTGGTGGTCTTCGCCGACTCCCAAGGTCAGGTGAAGGTCCTCGACGCTTACTGCCGGCACATGGGCGGGGACCTGTCTGAGGGCACGATCAAGGGCGACGAGGTCGCCTGCCCCTTCCACGACTGGCGCTGGGGCGGCGACGGGCGCTGCAAGCTGGTGCCGTACGCCAAGCGCACGCCCAAGACGGCGCGCACCCGGGCCTGGACGACCGACGTGCGCGGCGGCCTGCTGTTCGTCTGGCACGACCACGAGGGCAATCCCCCCGACCCCGCGGTCCGGATTCCCGACATCCCCGAGGCCGCCAGCGACGAGTGGACGGACTGGCGGTGGAACAGCATCCACATCGAGGGATCGAACTGCCGCGACATCATCGACAACGTCACCGACATGGCGCACTTCTTCTACATCCATTTCGGCCTGCCGACGTACTTCAAGAACGTCTTCGAGGGCCACATCGCCTCGCAGTACCTGCACAACGTGGGCCGGCCGGACGTCAACGACCTGGGCACCTCCTACGGCGAGGCGCACCTGGACTCGGAGGCGTCCTACTTCGGGCCGTCGTTCATGATCAACTGGCTGCACAACAGCTACGGCGGCTACAAGGCCGAGTCGATCCTGATCAACTGCCACTACCCGGTGACGCAGAACTCCTTCGTCCTGCAGTGGGGCGTCATCGTGGAGAAGCCCAAGGGCATGGACGACGCCATGACCGACAAGCTGTCCAAGACGTTCACCGAGGGTGTCAGCAAGGGCTTCCTGCAGGATGTCGAGATCTGGCGGCACAAGACCCGGATCGACAACCCGCTGCTGGTCGAGGAAGACGGCGCGGTCTACCAGTTGCGCCGCTGGTACGAGCAGTTCTACGTCGACGTCGCCGACATCAAGCCGGAGATGGTGGAGCGCTTCGAGATCGAGGTGGACACCACCCGCGCCAACGAGTACTGGAACGCCGAGGTGCAGGAGAATCTCAAGGCCAAAGTGGCCGGCGCCGAGCCCGTTTCGGGCGACGTGCCCGCCGAGCAGCACTGA
- a CDS encoding nuclear transport factor 2 family protein gives MTETPATVAHPAHEAGRRSREAVMARDKDAWLAVFAEDAIVEDPIGPSAFDPEGKGHRGRDAISAFWDKAIAPTTRIEFVFRDTYQCGNEEANVGHILITTGEYQTTAEGVFTYKANDEGEMVALRAYWEMDRAAVSTRKV, from the coding sequence ATGACCGAGACCCCGGCGACGGTCGCGCACCCCGCGCACGAGGCCGGCCGCCGGTCCCGGGAGGCGGTCATGGCCCGCGACAAGGACGCGTGGCTGGCGGTGTTCGCCGAGGATGCCATCGTCGAGGATCCCATCGGCCCGTCCGCCTTCGACCCGGAGGGCAAGGGACACCGCGGGCGCGACGCGATCTCGGCGTTCTGGGACAAGGCCATCGCGCCGACCACCAGGATCGAGTTCGTCTTCCGCGACACCTACCAGTGCGGGAACGAGGAGGCCAACGTCGGGCACATCCTCATCACGACCGGCGAATACCAGACCACCGCCGAGGGCGTGTTCACCTACAAGGCGAACGACGAGGGCGAGATGGTGGCCTTGCGCGCCTACTGGGAGATGGACCGCGCGGCCGTCAGCACCCGCAAGGTTTAG
- a CDS encoding thiolase domain-containing protein — translation MAGKLAAVLGTGQTKYVAKRQDVSMNGLVREAIDRALEDSGCTFDDIDAVVVGKAPDFFEGVMMPELFMADAMGATGKPMIRVHTAGSVGGSTGVVAASLVQSGKYKRVLAMAWEKQSESNAMWALSIPVPFIKPVGAGAGGYFAPHVRSYIRRSGAPLNIGAMVAVKDRLNGARNPLAHLHQPDITLEKVMESPMLWDPIRYDETCPSSDGAAAVVIGNEEIADALVAQGHPVAWIHATALRTEPLQFSGRDQVSPQAGRDAAAALWKAAGIKSPIDEIDAAEIYVPFSWFEPMWLENLGFAAEGEGWKLTEAGETAIGGRLPVNPSGGVLSSNPIGASGLIRFAEAAIQVMGKGGDHQVPGARKALGHAYGGGSQYYSMWVVGADKPERVDA, via the coding sequence ATGGCCGGAAAGCTCGCGGCGGTCCTGGGCACCGGACAGACCAAGTATGTCGCCAAGCGCCAAGACGTTTCGATGAACGGACTGGTGCGCGAGGCGATCGACCGGGCGCTGGAGGACTCCGGCTGCACGTTCGACGACATCGACGCGGTCGTCGTCGGCAAGGCCCCCGACTTCTTCGAGGGCGTCATGATGCCGGAGCTGTTCATGGCCGACGCCATGGGCGCCACCGGTAAGCCGATGATCCGCGTGCACACGGCCGGCTCGGTCGGTGGATCCACCGGGGTGGTGGCGGCCAGCCTGGTCCAGTCCGGCAAGTACAAGCGCGTACTGGCGATGGCCTGGGAGAAGCAGTCGGAGTCGAACGCCATGTGGGCGTTGTCGATTCCGGTCCCCTTCATCAAGCCGGTGGGCGCCGGCGCCGGTGGCTACTTCGCCCCGCACGTGCGGTCGTACATCCGGCGCTCCGGCGCTCCGTTGAACATCGGCGCCATGGTCGCGGTCAAGGATCGCCTCAATGGGGCCCGCAACCCGTTGGCCCATCTGCACCAGCCCGACATCACCCTGGAAAAGGTGATGGAATCCCCCATGCTGTGGGACCCGATCCGCTACGACGAGACCTGCCCGTCCTCCGACGGTGCCGCCGCAGTCGTCATCGGCAACGAGGAGATCGCCGATGCCCTTGTGGCGCAGGGACATCCGGTGGCGTGGATCCACGCCACGGCGCTGCGGACCGAGCCGCTGCAGTTCTCCGGGCGCGATCAGGTAAGCCCCCAGGCGGGCCGCGACGCGGCCGCCGCGCTGTGGAAGGCTGCGGGGATCAAGAGTCCCATCGACGAGATCGACGCCGCCGAGATCTACGTGCCGTTCTCCTGGTTCGAGCCGATGTGGCTGGAGAACCTCGGGTTCGCCGCCGAGGGCGAGGGCTGGAAACTCACCGAGGCAGGCGAGACCGCGATCGGCGGCCGGCTGCCGGTGAACCCCTCGGGCGGGGTGCTGTCGTCGAACCCGATCGGCGCCTCGGGGCTGATCCGCTTCGCCGAAGCGGCGATCCAGGTGATGGGCAAGGGCGGCGACCACCAGGTGCCCGGCGCCCGAAAGGCGTTGGGGCACGCCTACGGTGGCGGCTCGCAGTACTACTCCATGTGGGTGGTCGGCGCGGACAAGCCGGAGCGGGTGGACGCATGA
- a CDS encoding thiolase domain-containing protein — MSERNVAVVGFAHAPHVRRTDGTTNGVEMLMPCFAELYEDLGITKADIGFWCSGSSDYLAGRAFSFISAIDSIGAVPPINESHVEMDAAWALYEAYIKILTGEVDTALVYGFGKSSAGVLRRILSRQTDPYTVAPLWPDSVSIAGLQARMGLDSGKWNELQMARVAFDTFATAPRVDSVEPAGSLDELLERPFFAEPLRRHDIAPITDGAAAIVLAADDRARELRENPAWITGIEHRIETPVLGARDLTASPSTMAAAKAATSGVVHNIEVAEICAPFTHQHLILAEAIRLPGQTKVNPSGGALVANPMFVAGLERIGFAAQHIWNGSAGRVLAHATSGPALQQNLVAVMEGKN, encoded by the coding sequence ATGAGCGAACGCAACGTTGCGGTGGTCGGCTTTGCCCATGCCCCGCATGTCCGCCGCACCGACGGCACCACCAACGGCGTCGAGATGCTGATGCCGTGCTTCGCCGAGCTCTACGAAGACCTCGGGATCACCAAGGCCGACATCGGCTTCTGGTGTTCGGGCTCTTCGGATTACCTTGCCGGGCGGGCATTCTCGTTCATCTCTGCGATCGACTCGATCGGTGCCGTGCCGCCGATCAACGAGTCGCACGTAGAGATGGACGCGGCGTGGGCCCTCTATGAGGCCTACATCAAGATCCTGACCGGCGAGGTCGACACCGCGCTGGTGTACGGCTTCGGGAAGTCCTCGGCGGGGGTGCTGCGCCGCATCCTGTCGCGCCAGACCGACCCCTACACCGTCGCTCCGCTGTGGCCCGACTCGGTGTCGATCGCCGGACTGCAGGCCCGCATGGGACTCGACTCCGGCAAGTGGAACGAGCTGCAGATGGCGCGCGTGGCCTTCGACACCTTCGCGACCGCCCCCCGGGTGGATTCGGTCGAGCCGGCCGGGAGCCTGGACGAACTGCTCGAACGGCCGTTCTTCGCCGAACCGCTGCGGCGCCACGACATCGCACCGATCACCGACGGGGCCGCCGCGATCGTGCTGGCGGCCGACGACCGGGCGCGCGAGCTGCGCGAGAACCCGGCCTGGATCACCGGCATCGAGCACCGCATCGAGACCCCGGTACTCGGCGCGCGCGACCTCACCGCGTCGCCGTCGACCATGGCGGCGGCCAAGGCGGCCACCAGCGGCGTCGTCCACAACATCGAGGTGGCCGAGATCTGTGCGCCCTTCACCCACCAGCACCTGATCCTCGCCGAGGCGATCCGGCTGCCGGGGCAGACGAAAGTCAATCCGTCCGGGGGCGCGCTGGTGGCCAACCCGATGTTCGTCGCCGGCCTGGAGCGCATCGGGTTCGCGGCACAACACATCTGGAACGGTTCGGCCGGGCGGGTGCTGGCGCACGCCACCAGCGGGCCCGCCCTGCAGCAGAACCTGGTTGCGGTCATGGAAGGGAAGAACTGA
- a CDS encoding LLM class F420-dependent oxidoreductase, with translation MKLGLQLGYWGAQPPENHAELVAAAEGAGFDAVFTAEAWGSDAYTPLAWLGSSTQRVRLGTSVVQLSARTPTACAMAALTLDHLSCGRHILGLGVSGPQVVEGWYGQKFPKPLARTREYIDILRQVWAREKPVTSAGPHYPLPLKGEGTTGLGKALKPITHPRRADIPIMLGAEGPKNVALAAEICDGWLPIFYTPRMADTYNEWLDEGFARPGARRSREDFEICATATIVITDDRSAAFAAMKPYLALYMGGMGAEDTNFHADVYRRMGYAEVVDEVTALFRSDQKDKAAEIIPDEVVDDAAIVGDLDYVRKQIKVWEAAGVTMMVVSGRNTEQVRELATLI, from the coding sequence ATGAAACTGGGGTTGCAGCTGGGGTATTGGGGCGCTCAGCCGCCGGAAAATCACGCCGAGCTCGTCGCCGCGGCCGAGGGGGCCGGATTCGACGCCGTGTTCACCGCCGAGGCGTGGGGCTCCGACGCCTACACACCGTTGGCGTGGCTGGGCTCGTCGACGCAGCGGGTGCGGCTGGGCACCTCGGTGGTGCAGCTGTCCGCGCGGACCCCGACTGCCTGCGCGATGGCCGCGCTGACGCTCGACCACCTGTCCTGTGGCCGGCACATCCTGGGCCTCGGCGTTTCCGGCCCGCAGGTCGTCGAGGGCTGGTACGGCCAGAAGTTTCCCAAGCCGCTGGCCCGCACCCGCGAGTACATCGACATCCTGCGGCAGGTGTGGGCCCGCGAGAAACCGGTGACCAGCGCCGGGCCTCACTACCCGTTGCCGTTGAAGGGGGAGGGCACGACCGGCCTGGGCAAGGCCCTCAAACCCATCACCCATCCGCGGCGCGCCGACATCCCGATCATGCTGGGTGCCGAGGGCCCCAAGAACGTCGCGCTGGCCGCCGAGATCTGCGACGGCTGGCTGCCGATCTTCTACACCCCGCGAATGGCCGACACCTACAACGAGTGGCTCGACGAGGGGTTCGCCCGGCCCGGCGCGCGCCGCAGCCGCGAGGACTTCGAGATCTGCGCGACCGCGACCATCGTCATCACGGATGACCGCAGCGCCGCCTTCGCGGCGATGAAGCCCTATCTGGCCCTCTACATGGGCGGCATGGGTGCCGAGGACACCAACTTCCACGCCGACGTCTATCGCCGGATGGGGTACGCCGAGGTCGTCGACGAGGTGACCGCGCTGTTCCGTTCCGACCAGAAGGACAAGGCCGCCGAGATCATCCCCGACGAGGTCGTCGACGACGCCGCGATCGTCGGCGACCTGGACTACGTGCGTAAGCAGATCAAGGTGTGGGAGGCCGCCGGAGTCACCATGATGGTAGTGTCCGGACGCAACACCGAGCAGGTCCGCGAGCTCGCGACGCTGATCTAG
- the ltrA gene encoding group II intron reverse transcriptase/maturase, which produces MSGEPWSGVSLSGLPGVWVAARAHSLVRNRRDPSAWPSSGKDQGYKPMVKSFGGQRESDGVVVPRIGVQHNAPGGKGPDFDHAREVGKREGMAGSARSNYPGGLSPVVADEEPLSCSPVKVRQLQRTLWAAAKQSKGRRFHVLYDRICRGDVLVEAWERVRKNRGAAGMDRVTLVAVEDYGVDRMLRELRHDLCEGVYRPAPARRVEIPKPRGGVRPLGIPTVRDRVAQAAAKLVLEPIFEADFLSCSYGFRPKRSATMAMERLRTGFIEGHRFVVEFDIANFFGEIDHERLLELVGRRVSDRRILKLLRLWLQAGVLVDGVVTRTVAGTPQGGVISPLLANVFLHVLDTELSARGVGELVRYADDGVVLCRSQAQANVALEAVGEILASLGLRLHPEKTKVVDLREGREGLDFLGCHFRARMSGRLWEQQRIVRYYLHRWPSQTAMVRLRTKVRERTGRHRVGADIRDVIADLNPILHGWGNYFRTGNAAEKFRQIDWYVNSRLFRLMVKKRGRNLRAGQADQWTEAWFNGHGLHRLRGTIRYPKAA; this is translated from the coding sequence ATGTCCGGCGAGCCCTGGTCCGGGGTCAGCTTGTCGGGTCTTCCCGGGGTATGGGTGGCGGCACGTGCACATAGTCTGGTTCGGAACAGGAGAGACCCGTCTGCCTGGCCTTCGTCGGGCAAAGACCAGGGGTATAAGCCGATGGTGAAATCCTTTGGAGGGCAGCGGGAGTCCGATGGGGTCGTAGTACCGCGGATCGGCGTGCAACATAACGCGCCGGGAGGGAAGGGCCCCGACTTTGATCATGCGCGTGAAGTGGGTAAGCGTGAGGGCATGGCCGGGTCTGCCCGGTCCAACTACCCCGGTGGGCTATCGCCTGTCGTAGCCGACGAGGAGCCGTTGAGTTGCTCGCCGGTGAAAGTGCGACAACTGCAACGCACGCTATGGGCTGCGGCCAAGCAGTCGAAGGGTCGGCGTTTCCACGTCCTGTATGACCGTATCTGTCGGGGTGACGTCCTGGTGGAGGCGTGGGAACGAGTGCGCAAGAACAGGGGTGCGGCCGGGATGGATCGTGTCACTCTGGTCGCGGTGGAGGATTACGGCGTGGACCGCATGTTGCGTGAGTTGCGCCATGACCTTTGCGAGGGTGTGTATCGTCCCGCGCCAGCCAGGCGTGTGGAGATTCCGAAACCACGAGGTGGTGTGCGGCCGTTGGGGATTCCCACGGTGCGAGACCGGGTGGCTCAGGCGGCGGCCAAGCTGGTGTTGGAACCGATTTTCGAGGCGGACTTTCTGTCGTGCTCGTATGGGTTTCGGCCGAAGCGGTCGGCGACGATGGCGATGGAGCGGTTGCGTACCGGGTTCATCGAGGGTCATCGGTTCGTGGTCGAGTTCGACATCGCCAATTTCTTCGGCGAGATCGACCACGAACGCCTGCTTGAGTTGGTGGGCAGGCGGGTCTCGGATCGCAGAATACTCAAACTGCTGCGTTTGTGGCTGCAAGCAGGGGTGTTGGTCGACGGGGTGGTGACGCGGACGGTCGCGGGCACCCCGCAGGGCGGGGTCATCTCCCCGCTGCTGGCTAACGTCTTCCTGCACGTGCTCGACACTGAACTGTCCGCCCGCGGGGTGGGTGAGTTGGTGCGCTACGCCGATGACGGTGTGGTGCTGTGCCGATCGCAGGCACAGGCGAATGTGGCTCTGGAAGCGGTGGGAGAGATCCTGGCGTCGTTGGGGTTGCGGCTGCATCCGGAGAAGACGAAGGTGGTCGATCTGCGTGAGGGTCGTGAGGGCCTGGATTTTCTGGGTTGTCATTTCCGGGCGCGCATGTCGGGGCGGTTGTGGGAGCAGCAGCGCATTGTGCGCTACTACCTGCACCGTTGGCCCAGCCAAACGGCGATGGTGCGGCTGCGGACGAAAGTTCGTGAGCGTACCGGTCGTCACCGGGTCGGAGCCGATATTCGCGATGTGATCGCGGATCTCAATCCGATCTTGCACGGCTGGGGCAACTACTTTCGGACCGGTAACGCCGCCGAGAAGTTCCGTCAGATCGACTGGTATGTGAATAGTCGGCTGTTCCGCTTGATGGTTAAGAAGCGGGGCCGCAACCTACGCGCAGGCCAGGCCGATCAGTGGACCGAAGCGTGGTTCAACGGGCACGGCCTGCACCGGCTTCGTGGCACTATCCGCTACCCGAAGGCTGCGTAA
- a CDS encoding acetoacetate decarboxylase family protein, giving the protein MTASQHTIAGTVLTMPVRIRQATQHMAMFSVDADAAQRLIDYSGLRVCRYLPGRAIVVLMLMHYIDGDLGRYHEFGTSVMVNPPGSRATGPRALQDAGAFIHHLPVDQAFTLEAGTKIWGYPKVMADFTVREGRTFGFDCSVDGQLVIGMEFGRGLPIRLTPRHQAQRTYSHRDGVTRETSFEHTLSGVHTRPGGVHVRLGDHPYAKELASLGLPKRALVSTSVDNVQMTFGDAQEIS; this is encoded by the coding sequence ATGACAGCCTCCCAGCACACCATCGCGGGCACGGTACTCACCATGCCGGTGCGGATCCGTCAGGCGACGCAGCACATGGCGATGTTCTCGGTGGACGCCGACGCGGCCCAGCGCCTGATCGACTACAGCGGGCTGCGGGTGTGCCGCTACCTGCCCGGGCGCGCGATCGTGGTGCTGATGCTGATGCATTACATCGACGGCGACCTCGGCCGGTACCACGAATTCGGCACCAGCGTCATGGTGAACCCGCCGGGGTCGCGCGCGACCGGGCCGCGTGCCCTACAGGACGCCGGCGCCTTCATCCACCACCTGCCCGTCGACCAGGCGTTCACGCTGGAAGCGGGAACCAAGATCTGGGGTTACCCGAAGGTCATGGCGGACTTCACCGTTCGCGAGGGTCGGACGTTCGGGTTCGACTGCAGTGTGGACGGGCAGTTGGTGATCGGCATGGAGTTCGGGCGCGGCCTGCCGATCCGGCTGACCCCGCGCCACCAGGCGCAGCGCACCTACTCCCACCGCGACGGCGTCACGCGCGAGACCTCCTTCGAGCACACGCTGAGCGGCGTGCACACCCGCCCCGGTGGCGTGCACGTCCGGCTCGGCGATCACCCCTACGCCAAAGAGTTGGCGTCGCTGGGCCTTCCGAAGCGTGCGCTGGTGTCGACCTCCGTGGACAACGTACAGATGACCTTCGGTGACGCTCAGGAGATCTCATGA
- a CDS encoding cytochrome P450 — protein sequence MTMTRPDVDLTDGTFYAGDSRPVYKWMRENEPVFRDRNGLAAASTYQAVIDAERNPELFSNAGGIRPDQPGVEMMIEMDDPQHLLRRKLVNSGFTRKRVKDQESKIVELCDTLIDAVCERGECDFVWDLAAPLPMAVIGDMLGVRPEEREMFLKWSDDLVGALSSTAAEADVQVTMDAFAAYSEYMMGMIGARKESPTDDLVSVLVHAEVEGAHLEDHQIVTEVLLLLIGGDETTRHTLSGGTRQLLVHPDQHQRLAADLSMLPNAIEEMLRWTAPVKNMARTITADTEFHGTALRQGEKIILLFESANFDEKVFENPENFDIERYPNNHLAFGFGTHFCLGNQLARLELSIMQSRLLQRLPDMRLASDAALPLRPANFVSGLEKMPVVFSPAAPLG from the coding sequence ATGACCATGACTCGACCCGACGTCGACCTGACCGACGGGACCTTTTACGCCGGTGACTCCCGGCCCGTCTACAAGTGGATGCGGGAGAACGAGCCGGTGTTCCGCGACCGCAACGGGCTGGCCGCCGCGTCGACGTATCAGGCCGTGATCGACGCCGAGCGCAACCCCGAGCTGTTCTCGAATGCCGGCGGCATCCGTCCCGACCAGCCGGGGGTCGAGATGATGATCGAGATGGACGACCCGCAACATCTGTTGCGCCGCAAGCTCGTCAACTCCGGCTTCACCCGCAAGCGCGTCAAGGACCAGGAGTCCAAGATCGTCGAGCTGTGCGACACGCTGATCGACGCGGTCTGCGAGCGCGGCGAATGCGACTTCGTCTGGGATCTGGCCGCGCCGCTGCCGATGGCGGTCATCGGCGACATGCTCGGCGTGCGCCCGGAGGAACGCGAGATGTTCCTCAAGTGGTCCGACGACCTGGTCGGCGCGTTGAGCAGCACCGCCGCCGAAGCCGACGTCCAGGTCACCATGGACGCGTTCGCCGCCTACAGCGAATACATGATGGGCATGATCGGGGCCCGCAAGGAAAGCCCGACCGACGACCTGGTCAGCGTCCTGGTGCACGCGGAGGTCGAAGGCGCGCACCTCGAGGACCACCAGATCGTCACCGAGGTGCTGCTGTTGCTGATCGGCGGCGACGAGACGACACGGCACACGCTCTCCGGTGGCACACGCCAGCTGCTGGTGCACCCCGACCAGCACCAGCGTCTGGCGGCCGACCTGAGCATGCTGCCCAACGCGATCGAGGAGATGCTGCGCTGGACCGCGCCGGTGAAGAACATGGCCCGCACCATCACCGCGGACACGGAATTCCACGGCACCGCGTTGCGCCAGGGCGAGAAGATCATCCTGCTGTTCGAGTCGGCGAACTTCGACGAGAAGGTCTTCGAGAACCCGGAGAATTTCGACATCGAGCGCTACCCGAACAACCACCTGGCGTTCGGCTTCGGGACGCACTTCTGCCTGGGCAACCAGCTCGCCCGGCTCGAGCTGTCGATCATGCAGAGCCGGCTGTTGCAGCGTCTTCCCGACATGCGGCTGGCGTCGGACGCGGCGCTGCCGCTGCGCCCGGCGAACTTCGTGTCCGGCCTCGAGAAGATGCCGGTCGTCTTCAGCCCCGCCGCGCCGCTGGGCTGA
- a CDS encoding crotonase/enoyl-CoA hydratase family protein — protein sequence MPIVDRKAVAVTEAPANEQTGPDALVEQHGHTLIVTLNRPHARNALSTEMMQIMVEAWDRVDHDPDIRCCILTGAGGYFCAGMDLKAATKKPPGESFKDGSYDPSRIDALLKGRRLTKPLIAAVEGPAIAGGTEILQGTDIRVAAESAKFGISEAKWSLYPMGGSAVRLVRQIPYTVACDLLLTGRHITAAEAKEIGLVGYVVPDGQALTKALEIAAMIENNGPLAVQAILRAIRETEGMHENEAFKIDTQIGIKVFLSDDAKEGPRAFAEKRKPNFQNK from the coding sequence ATGCCCATTGTGGACCGGAAGGCGGTAGCGGTGACGGAGGCTCCAGCAAACGAACAGACCGGCCCGGACGCGCTGGTCGAACAGCACGGTCACACCCTGATCGTCACGTTGAACCGGCCCCATGCCCGCAACGCCCTGAGCACCGAGATGATGCAGATCATGGTCGAAGCCTGGGACCGCGTCGACCACGACCCGGACATCCGGTGCTGCATCCTGACCGGCGCCGGCGGCTACTTCTGCGCCGGCATGGACCTCAAGGCAGCAACCAAGAAGCCGCCGGGTGAGTCGTTCAAGGACGGCAGCTACGACCCGTCGCGCATCGACGCATTACTGAAGGGGCGCCGGCTGACCAAACCGCTGATCGCGGCGGTCGAGGGGCCCGCGATCGCCGGCGGCACCGAGATCCTGCAGGGCACCGACATCCGGGTCGCGGCCGAGAGCGCCAAGTTCGGCATTTCGGAGGCCAAGTGGAGCCTGTACCCGATGGGCGGCTCGGCGGTGCGCCTGGTGCGGCAGATCCCCTACACCGTCGCGTGCGACCTGCTGCTGACCGGCCGCCACATCACCGCCGCCGAGGCCAAGGAGATTGGACTGGTCGGCTACGTCGTCCCCGATGGGCAGGCGCTGACCAAGGCGCTCGAGATCGCGGCGATGATCGAGAACAACGGCCCCTTGGCCGTGCAGGCGATCCTGCGCGCGATCCGCGAGACCGAGGGCATGCACGAGAACGAGGCGTTCAAGATCGACACTCAGATCGGGATCAAGGTGTTTCTGTCCGACGACGCCAAGGAAGGCCCGCGGGCGTTCGCCGAGAAGCGCAAGCCCAACTTCCAGAACAAGTAG